The following coding sequences are from one Thermaerobacter subterraneus DSM 13965 window:
- a CDS encoding dipeptidase, whose protein sequence is MPYTPYGPIVDAHVDTVLDLAAGRRRLGERSHQGHVDLPRLEEAGVGVQVFAHYIEPVYKPHAALVRFMELYDVFLREVARHPDRITVVTTVAELDRALAAGKVAAVIGIEGGEALQGRLGILRLLQRLGVRLIGLTWNERNDLADGAGDARSGGGLSQLGEQVVREMNRLGMVVDVSHLSDAGFYDVLAVSSQPVVASHSNCRALCPHPRNLTDDQIRALAARGGVMGMNFFARFLRSEGPATIDDVVRHIEHIAALVGPAHIGLGSDFDGISETPQGLEDVTRLPRLVEALLRRNWKEEHLRWILGENFLRVFRQVWSAGEPAYPVPEDPAGGAR, encoded by the coding sequence ATGCCCTATACGCCCTACGGCCCCATCGTGGATGCCCATGTCGACACCGTCCTGGATCTGGCCGCCGGTCGCCGGCGGCTGGGCGAGCGTTCCCACCAGGGCCATGTGGACCTGCCCCGCCTGGAAGAGGCCGGCGTCGGCGTGCAGGTCTTCGCCCACTATATCGAACCCGTTTACAAGCCCCATGCCGCCCTGGTCCGCTTCATGGAGCTTTACGACGTGTTCCTCAGGGAGGTGGCCCGCCACCCCGACCGGATCACCGTGGTGACCACCGTCGCCGAGCTGGATCGCGCCCTGGCGGCGGGGAAGGTGGCTGCCGTCATCGGCATCGAGGGGGGCGAGGCCCTGCAGGGCCGGCTGGGCATCCTGCGCCTGCTCCAGCGCCTGGGGGTTCGCTTGATCGGCCTGACCTGGAACGAGCGCAACGACCTGGCCGACGGAGCCGGTGACGCCCGCAGCGGGGGCGGCCTTTCCCAGCTGGGGGAGCAGGTGGTGCGGGAGATGAACCGCCTGGGCATGGTGGTGGACGTCAGCCACCTCTCCGATGCCGGCTTCTACGACGTCCTGGCCGTATCAAGCCAGCCCGTGGTGGCCTCCCACTCCAACTGCCGGGCCCTTTGCCCCCACCCGCGCAACCTGACCGACGACCAGATCCGCGCCCTGGCCGCCCGGGGGGGTGTGATGGGGATGAACTTCTTCGCCCGGTTCCTCCGGTCCGAGGGCCCCGCCACCATCGACGACGTGGTTCGACATATCGAACATATCGCCGCCCTGGTGGGCCCCGCCCATATCGGCCTGGGTTCCGATTTCGACGGCATCAGCGAGACGCCCCAGGGGCTGGAAGACGTCACCCGCCTGCCACGGCTGGTCGAGGCGCTGCTGCGACGCAACTGGAAGGAAGAACACCTGCGCTGGATCCTGGGTGAGAATTTCCTCCGGGTCTTCCGCCAGGTGTGGTCGGCGGGTGAGCCGGCCTACCCGGTGCCGGAGGACCCGGCCGGCGGAGCCCGCTGA
- a CDS encoding PHP domain-containing protein: protein MTAERGGADLHTHTTASDGTVTPRERIRMAREAELEFVGITDHDTLAGLPAAREAAREAGVVLVPGVELSTDVDLGSRRVGVHILGYWVDEAAEPLVQLLARRRASREQRLARMLQRLAEAGIVLDEERIRAMAQGGAIGRPHVARALVEAGVVATVAEAFERYLTPGKPGYVPRAPLAPEEAIAAIRAAGGVPVLAHPGLLPSRLQGLWPAWKRMGLAGVEVYHSKHSPGQAADFLARARELDLVPTGGSDCHGPQPGQPALMGRVRVPREWVERLAARAADPEHTL, encoded by the coding sequence ATGACGGCGGAGCGGGGTGGGGCCGACCTGCACACCCACACCACTGCCTCCGACGGCACCGTCACCCCCCGGGAGCGCATCCGCATGGCCCGGGAGGCGGAGCTCGAGTTCGTCGGCATCACGGACCACGACACCCTGGCCGGCCTGCCGGCGGCCCGGGAAGCGGCGCGGGAGGCCGGGGTGGTTCTGGTACCGGGGGTCGAACTCAGCACCGACGTCGACCTGGGGAGCCGCCGGGTGGGCGTGCACATCCTGGGGTACTGGGTCGACGAGGCCGCCGAGCCCCTGGTGCAGCTTTTGGCGCGCCGGAGGGCCTCGCGGGAGCAGCGGCTGGCCCGCATGTTGCAGCGCCTGGCGGAGGCCGGGATCGTCCTGGATGAGGAGCGGATCCGGGCCATGGCCCAAGGGGGCGCCATCGGGCGCCCCCACGTGGCCCGGGCCCTGGTGGAGGCCGGGGTGGTGGCCACGGTGGCCGAGGCCTTTGAGCGGTACCTGACGCCGGGCAAGCCGGGCTACGTGCCCCGCGCGCCCCTGGCGCCGGAAGAGGCCATCGCGGCCATCCGGGCCGCGGGGGGCGTGCCCGTCCTGGCCCATCCGGGCCTCCTGCCCAGCCGCCTGCAGGGGCTGTGGCCGGCCTGGAAGCGGATGGGCCTCGCAGGCGTGGAGGTCTACCATTCCAAGCACAGCCCCGGGCAGGCCGCGGACTTCCTGGCGCGGGCGCGCGAGCTGGACCTGGTTCCCACCGGAGGGTCCGACTGCCACGGGCCCCAGCCGGGACAGCCTGCTCTGATGGGGCGGGTGCGGGTTCCGCGGGAGTGGGTGGAGCGGCTGGCCGCCCGGGCGGCCGATCCAGAGCATACCCTCTAG
- a CDS encoding TIGR00282 family metallophosphoesterase, with translation MRLLFIGDVVGRAGRRMLRDHLETLIEQHAIELTVANGENAAGGWGLTPDTAEEIFAAGADVITLGNHWADRKEILPYLDRHPRVLRPLNWPGRPPGRGLAVVEGRSGCPVAVVCLMGRVFADSLLDDPFAAADQALAELAGQATAILVDFHGDATSEKQAMAWYLDGRVSAVLGTHTHTATADERVLPGGTAAITDVGMTGPRDSVIGFRPDLVIQRLRTQLHVTLEVAPGPRMLCGVIVDVDRDTGRAVAIERIRLEDSG, from the coding sequence GTGCGGCTACTGTTCATCGGCGATGTGGTGGGCCGGGCGGGGCGGCGCATGCTGCGGGACCACCTGGAGACCCTGATCGAACAGCATGCCATCGAGCTGACGGTGGCCAACGGCGAGAATGCCGCTGGCGGGTGGGGCCTGACCCCGGACACCGCCGAGGAGATCTTCGCCGCGGGGGCCGACGTCATCACCCTCGGCAACCACTGGGCCGATCGCAAGGAGATCCTGCCCTACCTGGACCGCCACCCGCGGGTGCTGCGCCCCCTGAACTGGCCCGGTCGCCCGCCAGGCCGGGGGCTGGCCGTGGTGGAGGGGCGCAGCGGCTGCCCGGTGGCGGTGGTGTGCCTCATGGGCCGTGTCTTCGCGGACAGCCTTCTGGACGACCCCTTCGCCGCGGCCGATCAGGCCCTGGCCGAGCTGGCCGGCCAGGCCACGGCCATCCTGGTGGACTTCCACGGCGACGCCACGTCGGAGAAGCAGGCCATGGCCTGGTACCTGGACGGGCGGGTCTCGGCGGTGCTGGGCACCCACACCCACACGGCCACGGCCGACGAGCGGGTGCTGCCAGGGGGCACGGCCGCCATCACCGACGTGGGGATGACGGGACCTCGGGATTCCGTCATCGGCTTCCGGCCCGACCTGGTGATCCAGCGGCTGCGCACCCAGCTCCACGTGACCCTGGAGGTGGCGCCCGGCCCGCGCATGCTGTGCGGCGTCATCGTGGACGTGGACCGCGACACCGGCCGGGCTGTGGCCATCGAGCGCATCCGGCTGGAGGATTCCGGCTGA
- a CDS encoding leucyl aminopeptidase family protein has product MRTPEVAFRVAPVTEVAADAVVVNLFEGVTVPGGATGAVDQALHGAIQEAIAAGALRGRLGEVLVLPTLGRLPARWVVVAGLGPREEFGRVAVRTASAAALRAAKKHGCRSVATIAHGAGIGGLDPQLAALATVEGALLGLYRYRPEGPGGQSGAGGEAAGGGRGAAGMGGAPAHGDSGEGAAGSWAGSAARQAGPGAPAGAGPETAPETSHALGLLGAAVDPTGRRGGRPLGRRGRAADEGDGPGVEQIWLVDRTGAQQQALERGLQEGRILAEAVITARQLGNRPANDLTPARLAQAAARLEDLPGVQVAVLDEEELRRRGFGAILAVGQGRAQPPRLIAIDYVGPGRDGSEPPDAAFVGKGVTFDTGGISLKPRDGMEDMKFDMMGAAAVIGALEAVARLALPARLLGVVAAVENMPGGRAFKPGDVITTYDGTTVEVNNTDAEGRLILADALAYARERGARRLIDLATLTGAMVIALGHHVAGLFANDDAWAARVLRAAGAAGEPLWRLPLVASYRERLRSEYADLRNTGGRPAGSITAALFLQTFAGDTPWAHLDIAGVAWSDRVEGDHGKGATGYGVRTLVELARNLAAGGRA; this is encoded by the coding sequence ATGCGCACGCCGGAGGTCGCCTTTCGCGTGGCGCCGGTGACGGAGGTGGCCGCCGACGCCGTGGTGGTCAACCTGTTTGAAGGGGTCACGGTGCCGGGCGGCGCCACGGGGGCGGTGGATCAGGCGCTCCACGGCGCCATTCAGGAAGCCATCGCCGCCGGAGCCCTGCGCGGCCGGCTGGGGGAGGTGCTGGTGCTGCCCACCCTGGGCCGGCTCCCCGCCCGCTGGGTGGTGGTGGCGGGCCTGGGCCCGCGGGAGGAGTTCGGCCGCGTGGCAGTCCGGACGGCCTCCGCCGCCGCGCTGCGGGCAGCGAAGAAGCACGGCTGCCGCTCGGTGGCCACCATCGCCCACGGCGCCGGCATCGGCGGTCTGGACCCGCAGCTGGCTGCCCTGGCCACGGTGGAGGGTGCCCTCCTGGGCTTGTACCGCTACCGGCCCGAGGGGCCCGGAGGGCAGTCCGGAGCAGGCGGCGAGGCAGCGGGTGGCGGCAGGGGCGCAGCCGGTATGGGCGGCGCCCCGGCCCATGGGGACAGCGGGGAAGGGGCCGCCGGGTCCTGGGCCGGATCCGCCGCCCGCCAGGCGGGGCCCGGCGCCCCGGCCGGGGCAGGCCCGGAGACGGCTCCCGAAACGAGCCACGCCCTGGGCCTTCTGGGGGCGGCCGTCGACCCCACGGGGCGCCGCGGCGGCCGGCCCCTGGGACGGCGCGGCCGCGCCGCCGACGAAGGCGACGGGCCCGGCGTCGAGCAGATCTGGCTGGTCGACCGCACCGGAGCGCAGCAGCAGGCGCTGGAGCGCGGCCTGCAGGAAGGGCGCATCCTCGCCGAAGCCGTCATCACCGCTCGCCAGCTGGGCAACCGGCCGGCCAACGACCTGACGCCGGCCCGCCTCGCCCAGGCGGCCGCGCGCCTGGAGGATTTGCCCGGCGTGCAGGTGGCCGTCCTGGACGAGGAGGAGCTGCGGCGGCGCGGCTTCGGGGCGATCCTGGCCGTGGGCCAAGGCCGCGCCCAGCCGCCGCGGCTCATCGCCATCGACTACGTGGGGCCGGGGCGGGATGGGTCGGAACCGCCCGACGCCGCCTTCGTCGGCAAGGGCGTCACCTTCGACACGGGCGGCATCTCCCTCAAGCCCCGGGACGGCATGGAGGACATGAAGTTCGACATGATGGGCGCGGCGGCCGTCATCGGGGCGCTGGAGGCCGTGGCCCGGCTGGCCCTGCCCGCCCGGCTGCTGGGCGTGGTGGCCGCGGTGGAGAACATGCCCGGCGGCCGCGCCTTCAAGCCCGGTGACGTGATCACCACCTACGACGGCACCACCGTGGAGGTGAACAACACCGACGCGGAGGGGCGCCTGATCCTGGCCGATGCCCTGGCCTACGCCCGCGAGCGGGGCGCCCGACGGCTGATCGACCTGGCGACCCTGACCGGTGCCATGGTCATCGCCCTGGGGCACCACGTGGCGGGGCTGTTTGCCAACGACGATGCCTGGGCAGCGCGGGTGCTGCGGGCCGCGGGCGCCGCCGGCGAGCCCCTGTGGCGGCTGCCTCTGGTCGCGTCGTATCGCGAGCGGCTGCGCAGCGAGTATGCCGACCTGCGTAACACCGGCGGCCGGCCCGCCGGGTCCATCACCGCGGCCCTGTTCCTCCAGACCTTTGCCGGCGACACGCCCTGGGCGCACCTGGACATCGCCGGGGTGGCCTGGTCCGACCGGGTCGAGGGCGATCACGGCAAGGGGGCCACGGGCTACGGCGTCCGCACCCTGGTGGAACTGGCCCGCAACCTGGCGGCGGGGGGACGGGCATGA
- the rny gene encoding ribonuclease Y, with the protein MVSTAIVVLIVLVAVVIAGAAGYVIRKLVAESRIGSAEALARQLVEEGRKEGEARKREALLEAKEEVHRLRTDFERETRERRQELQQLERRLLQREEALDRRARQLDEREELMRARERDLDRAEELVEELRLRQMTELERIAGLSREEAREYLLAQVQQEMRHDLAVMIREMEEEARAEADRRAREIIATAVQRLAAEYVPELTVSVVELPGDEMKGRIIGREGRNIRHFEALTGVDLIIDDTPEAVVISCFDPIRREIARMTLEKLIADGRIHPAKIEEMYAKAVQEMDQRIQEEGERACYEVGVHNLHPELVKLLGRLAFRTSYGQNILQHSIEVAHLCGLMAYELGADVNVARRAGLLHDIGKALDHEMEGTHLTIGMEILQKYHESEEVIHAMSCHHGDFEPRTIEAVIVTAADALSAARPGARRETLEAYIRRLRQLEEIASSFEGVAKAYAIQAGREVRIMVHPDKVDDAEAYLLARQIAKRIEQELQYPGQIKVTLIRETRVTEYAR; encoded by the coding sequence ATGGTGTCGACAGCCATCGTCGTCCTGATCGTGCTCGTCGCCGTCGTCATCGCCGGGGCGGCGGGCTACGTGATCCGGAAGCTGGTGGCCGAAAGCCGGATCGGGTCGGCCGAGGCGCTGGCCCGGCAGCTGGTGGAGGAAGGGCGTAAGGAAGGCGAGGCGCGCAAGCGCGAGGCCCTGCTGGAGGCGAAGGAAGAGGTTCACAGGCTGCGGACCGACTTCGAGCGCGAAACCCGGGAGCGGCGCCAGGAACTGCAGCAGCTGGAGCGCCGCCTCCTCCAGCGGGAGGAGGCGCTGGACCGCCGGGCCCGGCAGCTGGACGAGCGGGAAGAGCTCATGCGGGCCCGGGAGCGGGACCTGGACCGGGCGGAGGAGCTGGTGGAAGAGCTCCGCCTGCGCCAGATGACGGAGCTGGAGCGCATCGCCGGGCTGAGCCGGGAGGAGGCGCGGGAGTACCTGCTGGCTCAGGTCCAGCAGGAAATGCGCCATGACCTGGCCGTGATGATCCGCGAGATGGAGGAAGAAGCCCGGGCGGAAGCCGACCGGCGGGCCCGGGAGATCATCGCCACCGCCGTCCAGCGCCTGGCGGCGGAGTACGTGCCGGAGCTGACCGTCTCGGTGGTGGAGCTGCCGGGAGATGAGATGAAGGGGCGGATCATCGGCCGGGAGGGCCGCAACATCCGCCACTTTGAGGCGCTGACCGGCGTCGACCTGATCATCGACGACACGCCGGAAGCGGTGGTGATCTCCTGCTTCGACCCCATCCGGCGGGAGATCGCACGGATGACCCTGGAGAAGCTCATCGCCGACGGCCGCATCCACCCCGCCAAGATCGAGGAGATGTACGCCAAGGCCGTCCAGGAGATGGACCAGCGCATCCAGGAGGAAGGCGAGCGCGCCTGTTACGAGGTGGGCGTGCACAACCTGCACCCCGAGCTGGTCAAGCTCCTCGGCCGGCTGGCCTTCCGCACCAGCTACGGCCAGAACATCCTGCAGCACTCCATCGAAGTGGCCCACCTGTGCGGCCTCATGGCGTACGAACTGGGGGCCGACGTCAACGTGGCCCGGCGCGCCGGCTTGCTGCACGACATCGGCAAGGCCCTGGACCACGAGATGGAGGGCACCCACCTGACCATTGGCATGGAGATCCTGCAGAAGTATCATGAGTCCGAAGAGGTCATCCATGCCATGTCCTGCCATCACGGCGACTTCGAGCCCAGGACCATCGAGGCGGTGATCGTGACGGCGGCCGACGCCCTGTCGGCGGCCCGGCCGGGTGCCCGGCGGGAGACCCTGGAGGCTTACATCCGGCGGTTGCGGCAGCTGGAGGAGATCGCCAGCAGCTTCGAGGGCGTGGCCAAGGCCTACGCCATCCAGGCCGGGCGGGAGGTCCGGATCATGGTCCACCCGGACAAGGTGGATGACGCCGAGGCCTATCTGCTGGCGCGGCAGATCGCCAAGCGGATCGAGCAGGAGCTGCAGTACCCGGGCCAGATCAAGGTGACGCTGATCCGGGAGACGAGGGTGACGGAGTACGCGCGTTGA